One genomic window of Phalacrocorax aristotelis chromosome 21, bGulAri2.1, whole genome shotgun sequence includes the following:
- the GPR61 gene encoding G-protein coupled receptor 61: MEPSLPAPWAWNGSRAARGLQPSPGPMPPNSTADGKPKDVASKSVGLFFMLLIDLTAIVGNAAVMTVIVKTPALRKFVFVFHLCLVDFLAALTLMPLEMLSGSAVFDSPVFGEAMCRVYLFLSVCFISMCILSISTINVERYYYVVHPMRYEVRMTVGLVACVLVGVWLKAVATSLVPVLGWLSPDRPPVPAGRGCSLQWSRSPYCKFFVVFFAAFYFLLPLLIIVVVYCSMFKVARVAAMHHGPLPTWMETPRRRSESLSSRSTMVTTSGAPRTTPQRTFGGGKAAAILLAVGGQFLFCWLPYFSFHLYTALSTQPLVGPAAETVVTWLGYFCFTSNPFFYGCLNRQIRGELGRLLTCFFKQPPEEDLRLPSREGSIEENFLQFLQGTGCPTEPRPRTPSPKQDQPPIDFRIPGQIDEDTVEGPERRGGDGVYMPVVASPKPEL; encoded by the coding sequence ATggagccctccctgcctgccccgtgGGCCTGGAACGGCTCTagggcggcgcgggggctccagccctccccGGGCCCCATGCCCCCCAACAGCACTGCCGACGGCAAACCCAAAGACGTGGCCTCCAAATCAGTGGGGCTCTTCTTCATGCTGCTCATCGACCTGACGGCCATCGTGGGCAACGCCGCCGTCATGACCGTCATCGTGAAGACGCCGGCGTTGCGCAAGTTCGTCTTCGTCTTCCACCTCTGCCTGGTGGACTTCTTGGCCGCCCTCACCCTGATGCCGCTGGAGATGCTTTCCGGCTCGGCCGTCTTTGACAGCCCGGTTTTCGGTGAGGCCATGTGCCGTGTTTACCTGTTCCTCAGCGTCTGCTTCATCAGCATGTGCATCCTCTCCATCTCCACCATCAACGTGGAGCGTTACTACTACGTGGTGCACCCCATGCGCTATGAGGTGAGGATGACGGTGGGGCTGGTAGCCTGCGTCCTCGTCGGTGTCTGGCTCAAAGCCGTGGCCACCTCCCTCgtccctgtgctgggctggTTGTCCCCCGACCGCCCGCCGGTGCCCGCCGGCCGCGGCTGCTCCTTGCAATGGAGCCGCAGTCCCTACTGCAAGTTCTTTGTGGTCTTCTTCGCCGCCTTCTacttcctcctgcccctcctcatCATCGTGGTGGTCTACTGCAGCATGTTCAAGGTGGCGCGGGTGGCCGCCATGCACCAtggccccctccccacctggATGGAGACGCCGCGGCGTCGCTCCGAGTCCCTCAGCAGCCGCTCCACCATGGTCACCACCTCGGGAGCCCCTCGTACCACCCCACAGAGGACGTTTGGGGGGGGCAAGGCGGCTGCCATCCTGCTGGCCGTCGGGGGCCAGTTCCTCTTCTGCTGGTTGCCCTACTTCTCCTTCCACCTCTACACCGCCCTGAGCACCCAGCCTTTGGTGGGGCCGGCAGCTGAGACTGTGGTCACTTGGCTCGGTTACTTCTGCTTTACCTCCAACCCTTTCTTCTACGGGTGCCTCAACCGGCAGATCCGGGGCGAGCTGGGACGGCTCCTCACTTGTTTCTTCAAGCAGCCGCCTGAGGAGGACCTGCGGCTGCCCAGCCGGGAGGGTTCCATCGAGGAGAACTTCCTCCAGTTCCTCCAGGGCACCGGTTGTCCCACcgagccccggccccgcacccccagccccaaacaGGACCAGCCCCCCATCGATTTTCGCATCCCGGGGCAGATCGATGAGGACACGGTCGAGGGGCCGGAGCGAcggggtggggatggggtcTACATGCCGGTGGTTGCCTCTCCCAAACCGGAGCTGTAG